A genomic window from Gossypium hirsutum isolate 1008001.06 chromosome D12, Gossypium_hirsutum_v2.1, whole genome shotgun sequence includes:
- the LOC107946275 gene encoding teosinte glume architecture 1-like, with the protein MESSSSASFKRARAPATGNQVPSCLVDGCTADLSKCRDYHRRHKVCEVHSKTPKVTIRGQEQRFCQQCSRFHSLVEFDEVKRSCRKRLDGHNRRRRKPQPDFMSVNSGRFPYNHQGTRYFPIGSSQMHSWMGGVKVESDMKLINFSGGNSLFPGFSSDNHHKGEKHFSFLQTTASSHPGSGSLCQPFLEASSSGDNSRKMFSDELNQAIDSDRALSLLSSQPAETREIGLSPMVQPASASFVIPNLQFNDVGGMGGEPIGTSILDADGGGNNSHLQGHEMFQNEHFGSSATGAHHTLSFSWE; encoded by the exons ATGGAATCATCGTCATCTGCTTCGTTTAAAAGAGCTCGGGCGCCTGCCACCGGAAACCAAGTACCTTCATGCTTGGTTGATGGTTGCACTGCGGACCTCAGCAAATGCAGGGACTACCATCGACGCCATAAAGTATGCGAAGTCCACTCTAAGACCCCCAAAGTTACTATTAGGGGTCAAGAACAGCGCTTTTGCCAGCAGTGTAGCAG GTTTCATTCGTTGGTGGAGTTCGATGAAGTGAAACGAAGCTGCAGGAAACGTCTTGATGGACATAACCGACGACGGAGAAAGCCTCAACCCGATTTCATGTCTGTAAATTCAGGAAGGTTTCCGTACAATCACCAAG GTACTCGATATTTCCCAATCGGTAGCTCTCAAATGCATTCTTGGATGGGAGGTGTGAAAGTGGAAAGTGATATGAAGTTGATAAACTTCAGCGGCGGAAATAGCTTGTTCCCTGGATTCTCATCTGATAACCACCACAAAGGAGAAAAGCATTTCTCATTCTTACAAACCACCGCTTCATCACACCCTGGAAGTGGTTCCCTTTGTCAACCGTTTCTCGAGGCGTCAAGCAGTGGTGACAACAGCCGGAAAATGTTCTCCGATGAGTTGAATCAAGCTATTGACTCTGATCGTGCTCTCTCTCTTCTGTCATCGCAACCGGCTGAGACTCGGGAGATAGGTTTGAGCCCCATGGTGCAACCTGCCTCTGCTTCCTTCGTCATCCCAAACTTGCAATTTAATGATGTAGGAGGAATGGGAGGTGAGCCAATCGGGACCTCCATTTTGGACGCCGATGGTGGAGGTAACAACAGCCACCTCCAAGGGCATGAAATGTTCCAAAATGAACATTTTGGTTCCTCTGCAACTGGTGCTCACCATACACTCTCCTTCTCATGGGAGTGA